GCAGCACCCGGCTGGAAGCAGGGGCAAGGCAAcagcacccagagcacagcgagaGGCGTCCCCGGGGAAGAGACACTCGAGAACGCGCTCTGAGAGCGCACAGAGCCGGAAGTCGCACCGAGCGCCCACAGGAACGCAGCAGCGTGGGGAGAAGCCAGGGCAGATGCTGAAAACCAGCGCAGGAGATCGGCAATTCCATAAAAACCATTCACAACGGGAGCAGCCTCAGCTGGAAGCGTTTCGGGCTCCAGAGGCGCCGAGCACCTCAGCAGAAATCAGCAGAGCTGCCGATCCTCTGCGCGTCTGGAACACGTCTGGGTTCCACCCGTGGATTCGGGAGCCAACAACCGAGTCGGAAAGGAGGAAGGTTGGATCCTGACAAAGAAAAAGCAACGGAAGAatgcaaaatacaaaatacagagaGGGAATTCATCAGGGAGAACATCTGTTTTCGCTAGCGGGACAGAACTCATTTCACATCAAGACCTGGGCTGCAGCGTCTACAGGGGCTGGTCCAGGAGAAATGCCAGTGAGAAATCAAAAAGGAGGAATTTACAGAACTACTGTTctggttttttaaaaatacacgcTGCACAAGCAATCTTCCACTTTCACAATTAAAgtaactgggaggagtggtagatacaccagcaggctgtgctgccattcaacgtgacctcaacaggctggagagttgggcacagaggaacctgatgaggttcaactaCGGCAagcacagggtcctgcacctggggaggaacaaccccatgcaccagtacaggctggggtggacctgctggaaagcagctctgcggagagggactgggagtgctgggggatgacagggtgaccatgagccagcagtgtgccctggctgccaagaaggccaatggcatcctgggatgcatcaagaggagtgtggccagcaggtcgagggagattctcctccccctctacactgccctggtgaggccccatctgcagtgctgtgtccagttctgggctccccagttcaagaaagatgaggagctactggagagagtccagcagagagctacgaggatggtgaggggactggaacatctctcctacgaggagaggctgagggagctgggctgcgaggggaccttagaaatgtttataaatatcttcagggtgggtgtgaggaggatggggccagactcttttcagtggtgcccagcgacaggacaaggggcaacgggcacaaactgaagcagaggaagttccagctgaagatgaggaagaacttcttccctctgagggtgatggaccactggaacaggctgcccagggaggctgtggagtctccttctctggagatattcaagacccgcctggacaaggtcctgtgcagcctgctgtaggtgaccctgcttcgtcaggggggctggactagatgacccacagaggtcccttccaaccccgaccattctgtgattctgtagttctgTAACTGAAAAAATGGGTGAATCGACATCGTTACGCCGTTACAAACACCCGTCACGTATCCATCGATACGCCGCAACGGAACAGCAGAGCAAATATTGAAACACCGTGCATTTAATCATAGCTTTTACAACACGAAAGCGAGCGACGGTTCCTTTTCCAAGCCACGGAGGGCTGAGCAGCTACAGCCAGCTTGCCGAAGGTCTCGGTGCAGAATCCGTTCAGCATCCTGCGACGCGTCGCCGCTGGGGAAATCCTCAGCGAACGGGGTGGAAATCCTCCAGAAGCTCTCCTATTCTCCTCTTTTCTGCAACAGGCAACGGGTAGAGTCGCAAACACCTCATCAGCATCTGTGATCGACTCTGAGGACTTTTAATATTCAAGTCTTCAGGTTAACAAAGCCaccaaaatctgtttttttgctCCCAACAGTGAACCATTCGCTTGATGCAGTGACGGGACATGTCACTTCTTTTCCACAGGCCTCTCCTGTGACGAGATCTTGATATTAACAGTTCCTTATTTCTACACATTCCTTCCGGCACGGCACGGTGCGCATTACATTCCAACAGCCGGAGGCACCTAACCGTGTTCTATTCAGAAAATCGCCAGTTTTCACCAAAAGTTGCCATTGCGTCGCTGGGCTGAGTGACGACATTTAGTGACACGCCACGGCTCTCAGCCAGCGGCGCTTCAGGTTCCCCGACGTTTCTATTTACTCTTTTTTCCACCTGCTCTGCTTATTTTCTGGACACTCATCACACCGTTTTTAAgtcggcaggcgctgcgactttACAGGAGTAAGCAGTAAAGCCTCAATTTTACAAGAATAAACCCCATGATTTCTAATTCTCAGTACTTCGTTTCTCCTGCACTGGCATGAGTGCCTCCaactctagttggaggctggtgacaagtggtgtccctcaggggtcagtactgggcccagtcttgtttaacttcttcatcaacgacctggatgaagagttagaatgtaccctcagcaagtttgctgacgacaccaaactgggaggtgtggtagatacaccagaaggctgtgctgccattcagcgtgacctggacaggctggagagctgggcagagaggaacctgatgaggttcaacaagggcaagtgcagggtcctgcacctggggaggaacaacccatgcaccagtacaggcttggggtggacctgctggagagcagctctgcggagagggacctgggtgtcctggtggacgacaggttgaccatgagccagcagtgtgccctggctgccaagaaggccaatgggatcctggggtgcatcaggaagagtgtggccagcaggacaagggaggttctccttcccctctacactgccctggtgaggccccatctgcagtactgcgtccagttctgggctccccagttcaagaaagatgaagagctactggagagagtccagcggagggctacaaggatggtgaggggactggagcatctcccctacgaggagaggttgagggaactgggcttgttcagcctgaataagagaaggctgcgaggggaccttataaatgcctacaaatatctgaagggtgggtgtcaggaggatggggccaagctcttttcaatggtgcccagtgacaggacaaggggcaatgggcacaaactgaggcacaggaagttccgtctgaacatgaggaagaacttcttccctctgagggtgacggagcactggaacaggctgcccagggaggttgtggagtctccttctctggagatattcaagacccgcctggacaagatcctgtgcagccttctgtaggtgaccctgcttcggcaggagggttggactagatgacccacagaggtcccttccaacccctactattctgtgattctgtgattctatgagtttGGTCTATTCTTAACATTTTTTGGCTCTGCAGTTTTTATATTCAACAAAGTTTTTAGGAGGAAGAGTTGGCCTCAAGGCAGCCGACTGGCTTACTAAAAATATCCATTTTCATATCATAAAATCCTTGATACTGTTGCAATTTAGATTGTGAATAAGCAGGAAAGAGCCAGCAGTCGGTACGACCTGCTAGAAAAGGACAGAgtctgcaagcagcccagcaacGTCTTCACATAAATTAGCGCTAATTACCCAGCACGTGACGGCAGGCTGAGGTCTCTGTTAACACAAACCACCAGCTTATGGTACCTGCTGCCTTGAAGTCCGCCGGGTGCTGCCTGACGTACTCGAACAGCTCTCTGTCCAGCTTGGCGTGGACGTAGTCCATACGCTTCACCAGGTAATAGCCCACGAACCAGCCCACGGTGGTGAAGAGGACCTGGCGGTGGACGCCTGCAGCAGGAGGGATGTCCCCCCTGCCTCGGGCCATCTCCTGGCCCCGGGAGGGCCCCCCGCTTTCCCCAGAACCCCCCTGAAACTTTATCCCCACATGGCCCAGCTCCTTGCTCCCCGCTTTGTCCCTGCAGCATCCTCACCCACAGAGCTCCCGCCGTCCCTGCCAGGCCCCAGAGAGATCCCCCCTTTCCTCAgggctccctccccttccccccaaatCCCTCAGAGTCACCCCAAATCTCGGcgcccccttccccagccccctctGATTACCCCCAACCCCCCCGGCCTCAGAGCCCCCTCGCCTCACCCCTGCACCTAGACCCCTCAGAGTCACCCCAAATCCCACAGAACACCCCCTTTCCCCCTctagcccccccagcccctcacctcaGAGCCCCCTCCCCTTCACTCCCATCCCAATATTCCTTCAGGTCACCCCGAATACCACCCACCCCCTTCGCCAGCCTCTCCCAATCCTCTCTATCTCTCCAATTCCCCCACCTCAGGGCCCCCTCCCCTTCACTCCCACCCCTGCATCTCTCAGTCACCCCAAATCCCAtgtccccccttccccagctcctcccaAGCTCCTCTGACCCCCCCATCTCTCCTCAGCCCCTCACCTCGgggctccctcctcttcccccgcCACTAGATCCCTCAGAGTCACCCCAATCCCACAGAGCACCCCctttccccccagcccctcacctcaGAGCTCCTTCCCCTTCACTTCCACCCCAATATTTCTCCAGGTCACCCCAAACCCCACCtagccccttccccagctgccaaAAACCCCTCTAACCCCCCATCCCTTCACCTCAGGACacttccccttctcccagcaccccaTCTTACCTTCATTCCAACACCAATATTCCTTCAGATCACCCCGAATCCCATCTAGCCCCTTTCCCAGCCCCCCAATCCCCTCTACCCATCCCCTCACTGCGGGACCCATCCCCTTCTCCCACCCTCCTCATCCCCTGGAGTCACCCCAAACCCCACCtaccccttccccagcccccaaTCCTCTCTAACCCCCGCATCCCCTCAGCTCAGGACacttccccttctcccagcacccctCTATCCCCCAGAATCACTCCAAACCCCACCTAGTCCGTTCCCCAagcccccccccaatcccctctAACCCCCCATCCCCTCATCTCAGGGCCACCTTCCCTTCATTCCCACCCCAATATTCCTCCAGGTCACCCGAAACCCTACCTactcccttccccagcccctctaacccccccagtccctcccctcAGGGCCATCTTCCCTTCATTCCCACCCCAATATTCCTTCAGATCACCCCGAATCCCACctagccccttccccagccccccaaTCCCCTCTACCCATCCTCTCACCTCGGGACCCatccccttctcccagcagccCTCTATCCCCTGGAGTCACCCCAAACCCCACCTAGCCCCCTCCAATCTCCTCTAACCCCCCAATTCACCCACCTCAgggctccctcctcttcccccctcacccctaTATTCCTCAAGATTACCCCCAATCCCACATACCCCCGTCTCCAGCCGTCTCCAACCCCCCACCCCTTCACTCCCACCCCAAGATTCCTCCAAGCCACCCCCAATCCCACctagccccttccccagcccccccagttCCCTCCAACCCCCCGAGTCCCTCCCCTCAGGGCCATCTTCCCTTCATTCCCACCCCAATATTCCTTCAGATCACCCCAAATCCCATCTAGCCCCTTTCCCAACCCCCCAATCCCCTCTACCCATCCCCTCACCTAGGGACCCATCCCCTTCTCCCACCACCCCTGTATCCCCCAGAGTCACCCCAAACCCCACctagccccttccccagccccctccaAACCCCTCTAACCCCCCAATTCCCCCACCTCAgggctccctcctcttcccccctcgCCCCTATATTCCTCAGGATTACCCCCAATCCCACATACCCCCGTCTCCAGCCCTCTCCAGCTCTTCACCTCAGAGCCCTCTCCCCTTCACTCCCACCCCAAGATTCCTCCAAGTCACCCCCAATCCCACCtagccccttccccagctgcccccagctccctccaACCCCCCCATCCCTTCATCTCAGCACCATCTTCCCTTCATTCTCACCCCAATACTCCTCCAGGTCACCCCAAATCCCACctatccccttcccccgcccccccaatACCCTCTACCCCCCATCCCCTCACCTCAGGACacttccccttctcccagcaccctTCTATCCCTCGGAGTCACCCAAATCCCACCTAGTACCTTCCCCAGCCCCCCAATCCCCCCTaacccccccatcccctcaccTCAGGACACTTCCCCTTCTCCCATCACCCCTCTATCCCCCCGAGTCACCTCAAACCCCACttagccccttccccagcctcccccaaTCCCTTCTACCGCCCCATCCCCTCACTTCAGGGCTCCCTCCCCTTCATTCCCACCCCTCTATATCCCACGAGTCACCCCGAACCCCACCtacccccttccccagccccccccccaatacCCTCTAACTCCCCATCCCTTCACCTCAGGACCCTTCGCCTTCTCCCAGCACCCCTCTGTCCCCTGGAGCCACCAAAAACCCCACctagccccttccccagccgccCAAATCCCATTTAACCCCCCCATCTCCGGGCCATCTTCCATTCATTCCCACCCCAATATTCCTCCAGGTCACCCCAAATCCTACCTactcccttccccagcccctctaacccccccagtccctcccctcAGGGCCATCTTCCCTTCATTCCAACCCCAATATTCCTTCAGATCACCCCGAATCCCACctagccccttccccagccccccaaTCCCCTCTACCCATCCCTTCACCTCGGGACCcatccccttctcccacccctcTCATCCCCTGGAGTAACCCCAAGCCCCACCCTACCCCCTTCCTCAGCCCCCCCAATCCTCTCtaaccccccccatcccctcaccTCAGGACacttccccttctcccagcacccctCTATCCCCCAGAGTCACCCCAAACTCCACttagccccttccccagcccccccaatcccctttatcccccccccccacctcaggcTCCCCCTCCCACCCGCTCGCCTCAGGGCTCCCCCCTCTCCCGCCCCTCTCCTCACGGCTCCCGCCATTCCCGCCGCACCGGCTCGGAGGACGGGCCGCTGGTTGAAGCCGTTGTCCAGCAGAGCCGCTATCCAGCCGGTCAGACCCAACCAGACCGAGCCCTTGTTGacgaggggcggcggcggcagcgaccGCGCCTCGTCCGGCAGGAACACCATGGCGGCGGGCCCAAGGTGACCGGGCGGAGCGGGCCGGCAGCGCGCTcctccgccgcgccccgccgccgcgcactCGGGTTCCGCCCGGCGCACTCGGGTTCCGCGCCCTGCTCCGCCGTTAgctccaacaacaacaaacccccaaaccctcagCCCGCAGAATGGCCTCTCCCCGAaactgcaccagtacaggctggggcggacctgctggagagcagctctgcggagagggactgggagtgctgggggatgacaggttaaccatgagccagcagtgtgccctggctgccaagaaggccaatgggatcctggggtgcattaagaggagtgtggccagcaggtcgagggaggttctcctccccctctactctgccctagtgaggccccatctgcagtgctgtgtccagttctgggctcccaaattcaagaaagatgaggagctactggagagagtccagcggagggctacgaggatggtgaggggactggagcatctctcctacgaggagaggctgagggagctgggcttggagaagagaaggctgagaggggacctaataaatttgctgacgacaccaagctgtgtggtgtggttgacacgctggaggtaagggatgccatgcagagggacctggacaggctggagaggtgggcctgcgggaaccgcatgaagttcaacaaggccaagtgcaaggtcctgcacgtgggtcagggcaaccccaaacacaagcacaggctgggcagagagtggcccaagagcagccctgaggagaaggacttgggggtactggtgggtgagaagctcaacatgagccggcaatgtgcgcttccagcccagaaagccaaccgtgtcctgggctgcagcaagagcagcgtggccagcagggcgagggaggggattctcccCCTTTACcccgctctcctgagaccccacctggagtcctgcatccagctctggagcccccagcataggaaggacatggatgtgtcggagccggtccagaggaggccacgaagatgatccgagagctggagcacctctcctatgaggacaggctgagggagttggggctgttcagcctggagaagagaaggctccggggtgaccttagagcagctgccagtatgTGAAGGGGCCtccaggaaggacggagaggggcttttcacaagggtgtgtagtgataggacaagggggaacggctctaaactaaaagaaggcagatttaggttaggtattaggaagaaattcttccccatgagggtggtgaggccctggcccaggctgcccagagaagctgtggctgccccctccctggcagtgttcaaggccatattggacggggcttggagcaccgtgggctggtggaaggggtccctgctcatggcagggaggtaggaactgggtgatctttaaggtgccttccaacccaaaccattctgtgattctatgattaaaccAGTTACAACTGTACCAGGATTGACACTACTGCTAAAAAACCCGCATTTAAACACATCGCTGATCCTGAAGGATTCCCAGCCTCTTCCCTAAGAAATTATTATTTAGCTTTTCTCCTCAGCGGAGGAGTGCGGGCTGTTGCCGCTCCTTAGTGGCAGAGGCCGAAGGCAAGGCAGGAGCCCTTGGAGGATTTCGGCTCGGCTTGCAAAGGCGCTGTGGGAGAAGAGTGTGGAGAGGGCTTTTTGGGGATCTTGCCGTTCCCTGATGCAGGACGGCACCCACAGACGGTGGAAAAGAATGTGGCAAAGTAGTTACATGGagtaaaaaaaagcagaaactgtgACAAACTAACGAAAACGAGAGCGCAAAAACCTGAAAATGCTCACGGGCTGGGAAAAGTTGAAATGCGCAACCTGTCTGGTTTCACAAATGGCCACTCCACTGTCCAACCCCTGTCCTAAGGCTCTGCTTTCACCTCCAAAGAACACGAAGAGTGCAGCCATCCCGCGGGCCGTCGCCTCTGAAGGGGGCCACGTTCTTCAGCAAATCATAgaaaatcataaaatggtttgggttggaagggacctataaaggccatctagtccacctcccctgtagtgagcagggacatcttccaccagaccaggttgctcagagccccagccaGCCTGACCCTGAAAACTGTGGAAGAAAGTTCAGGAACtgctgggaaagaaaataaaatccaccccttctctcctcccagtttCACGCGTCAGCGCTGGAATCCAAACCAGACCCTGATTTCTAGAACAAAACAGTTTAGGGGTTGTTACAGAGGGTTTATAAAAAGTACAATATGAAGCGTGCCAGGCTGTAGGTGACTCCTCTTTCAGGGTACGTGGGCGCAGGGGCAGACCCTGAGACAGGTCACCAGAGGAACCGCGGACACTTGGTCTTTCGTCACAGAGTTTGACGTGAATTGGAAATGAATACAGTTCTCCAGCCACGCCAGCTGACGCGCTTACTGGTGTTAAAACAACACCAAGCTGGGGCATGTGCCTGAAGTGAGCCAACCTGGTCTACAGCAACAATTCTGATTACAAGAATGTTCAAACCTCTTTGCAAAGACCCCATGAAAGAAGGAGACCAAAGGGACAGACGTAGCcagtcaagccactctccatcacctatcagcagtcctggctgacaggggatgtcccagatgactggaggattgccaatgTAACAGCCGTCTAcgagaagggccagaaggaggatccggggagctacaggcctgtctGCCTGACCTCGGTACcaaggaagattatggagcaattcatcctgagtgcgctcaccgggcatgtgaaggacagccagggcatcaggcccagccagcatgggttcatgaaaggcaggtgctgcttgaccaacctgatctcctcctatgaccaggtgaccgccctagtggatgagagaaaggctgtggatgttgtccacctggactttagtaaggcctttgacactgtgcctacagcatcctcctggagaaactacctgcccatggtttggatgggtgtactcttcgctggataaagaactggctggatggccgagcgcagagagtggtggtgaatggagttatgGAGTTAGAAtggcagagaaggaccttgggatgctggtcagcagccagctgaacatgagccagcagtgtgcctaggtggccaaggtcaacgacatcctggcttgtatcaggaatggtgtggccagcaggagtagggaggggatcgtgcccctggactcggcactggtgaagccgcaTGTGGAGTGCTGtttttagttttgggcccctcactccaagaaggacattgagggactggagcattgtcctggtgaggggtctggagaacaactcatgaggagcggctgagggagctggggctgtttagtctggagaaaaggaggcggaggggggaaccttattgctctctgcaactacctgaaaagaggttgtagtgaggcgggtgttggtctcttctcccaagtaaccagcgataggacaagaggcaaggtcctcaagttgcatcaggggagatttagattgaatattaggaaaatttcttcagagaaagagtggtcaggcattggaccaggctgcccagggcagaagtagagtccccatccctgcaggcattcaaaaaacgtgtagatggggcacttctggacatggttgagtaggcatggtggtgttgatggttggactttttGATGTttgacgtcttttccaacctatgattctatgttggtATTAAGCAACTAATTTAAAGCTTGAGATTTGGGCATTGAAGCGTTTGACAACGCACCTCAGGACATGTTTCCAGCTGGACCCCACATCCCTACTTGCACAGGTGTCCCTCAAAAAGCAGGGCTtagacatgagaaaaaaaaaaccatgagaAATGCTCAAACCAAAAATATGATGTTTTTAATTTACATATTCCCCAGGTACAACGCTCTCTTCTACACAGCAATGATCCCTTGTCATTTGCCACagtaatttttattcaaatacaaACAGTAATGGGAAATCTGGGCAGGTTTTCCTCGGGACAGAAGTCTGGACCGTGTTAAGCTTCACAGTTTACAAGTGGCATCTCACCTGGCCCCGTGTCACTGTGACGAGCGCTTCCCATCAGAGGTCTCATCATCAGGCAGTACAGAAGCATTGGAAGAAAAACTCCCCTCGTGGTGACGGTACACGTAACGCTGTGTTTTGGAGAGCTGTACGTCCGTGGGACAACCCCTCGCCGTGCCTGGGGCTGGTCCCGACGCTGCGGCTTCACTCGGCCTTCTGCCTTGCAGGAACTCGTTCGGTCAAGACGGAGACGTAGAGTTTCAGCCACGCGTAGGTGACGCCCAGAGCACAGTACACAGAGGTCAGGAACAGAGGGATGAAGGGGAAGTGCCATTTCCAGGGGGTGAGAGGAAACACAATTTCACAGAAGATTTCCAAAGGCACCAGCTGGATGAGGTAGATTGTTTCAAGCCAGTTAAGGAGAGGCCTCTCTCTCCTGtcagaggaatttaaaaaaacaagataGTGTTAAAATACATGAAGCTAACTAAAAATAACTAGTCTTTTTCAGCTATCACTGGTGACCAGTGCAAAGAATATCCCCAATTAGTTCACAATAAGGCTTTAAATAACAGTTCCAAGAGTTTCGGCAGGAAAAGGCGTGATAACAGGGTACAGCCGATTTCCTTCTCGGGTGGCTTTTACACCAAGTTCCAAGATGCACTGGCATCCGAGCAGCTGCTCCGCTTCACCTCCACCTTCCAGCCAGCAACTGAGCAGACACCTTCAGATGCAGGCCCGCTCCTCAGCAGCTGTTCCCCGTCCGCAGACTGGAAGAGGCAGATTTCCCTTCGCCCCCGGCCCAAGCGTTCTGTGGGATCTACCAGCGCCAGTCTCTCGCGCAGGACACTGATGGCAGGGTTTTGACCGCAGGTAGTTTACAGGGGAATTCAGGTTCTTCTGCAAGGAAtcgttttttttgggggggaagttAGGAACAAGAAATTTGCAAAAGCTCCATCTCTAGGCAGAAACGAAGCTCCTGCAGAGGGTTTTAGTGAGAGCTCCTGAGACAGAGCGATGGAATTCTGGAATACTAAGGGGGGGAAAGCAGTCTGGTTGATAGGGGATCACCTACAAAAAGCAGGTGACCAGGGCAGCAAATGCAGGTTTATGGCATTTCTGACAGATCCTTCTCTACAGCCCGGCTTTGCCAGGAAAAGTTTGGGAAATAGGAACGTGGAGACTAGAGGGGTTCCAAGGATCAGCGCGGCCTTTGGCCAGGTGGCTGAGACCAACGGCCTGAATAAGCACACAGGATGATTTGGGCAGTTATATCTTCTGACAACCAAGTGTGTGCAAGAGATTCGCTGACAAACTACAGTTTGTAATTGTGTGTTATTTACAACCTGTCTCTTCCACACATGAAAATACGCAGCACTACTGCAAAACACCACAGCGGTGGTTTGGAACGGCTAGGACAGACAGTCTCCAGCTAACTCACCATAACAAGTGCTCCAATATTGAATTAAATCCTCACAGGCTACAACATTACAACTTTGTGATTTAACGGGGCATCAAGCAGGTGGGGACTTACGGCCTGCTGGGACTAACTGGGGAGTTGTCACAAGTCAAACATAACAAGGATGTGCTGTAATAATCCTAACTTAAGCCTTGCCTCTCTTCTCGGGAGGCAGCAGCCCCTTTTGACCAGTAACACTTCAATTTGATACTTCAGCATCGGTTTCCTGCGCTGTTTGCCACCTATGATGACAGTGTtgcaagtgacagaaaaaaaagttttgttcatGGCTTTGGGAACAAATTTCTTTAATTACCTGAACAGAGACTTCAATGAAGAGAAGCTATAAACAGTAAACAGCAGCATAAGCAGTATTTTaattggaagttctgaaaaacaaGGAATGTAAcatagttttaaaattaattgtaaaaACCTTCTGCCATATAAATTGCAGTATCTTTAAATCCTACTCGTCACACTTGCACTGCCCAACTTAATTATTTTCTCCAGACAGAACTAAATGTTTTCTCCCTTAGGACACCTAAAAATAAGCATAGATATTTACTAAAGCAAATGCCAAGCCTTTG
The window above is part of the Opisthocomus hoazin isolate bOpiHoa1 chromosome 1, bOpiHoa1.hap1, whole genome shotgun sequence genome. Proteins encoded here:
- the NDUFC2 gene encoding NADH dehydrogenase [ubiquinone] 1 subunit C2, with product MVFLPDEARSLPPPPLVNKGSVWLGLTGWIAALLDNGFNQRPVLRAGVHRQVLFTTVGWFVGYYLVKRMDYVHAKLDRELFEYVRQHPADFKAAEKRRIGELLEDFHPVR